In Acidisarcina polymorpha, the DNA window GAGCGCTGTGGATGATCGAGGACGCGAAGCCGGGTGGCCTCTTCCGGCTGACGCCATTGGGCATGGCGGTGTCTACCCCAGCCGCCCAGCCGGCAACGGCTGCCCCGGTTAGCTCCGCGACGCCGAGTGGCTCCTCGGGTACGACGGGCTCCAATGCCGACCACGCAAAGAGCATCATTGCGGACAACAGCTGTCTCTCATGCCATCGCATCGGAGCGGACGGCGGGGAGATCGGGCCGTCGCTGAACGGAGTGGGAACGCGGCGCACAGCAGACCAGATACGAGCGGTGATTGTCAGTCCGCCTGCGACTACCAGCACGGGAACTCCCAATCCTATGCCTGCATACGGGAAAAAGATCACGGGAGAAGACCTGAATAGCCTGGTGCGCTACCTCAGCACACTTCCCTTGAAGCCCTGACGGGGAACGGTTTGGAGATCGGCGCATTAGCGCCATAATTCCGGTCGATCTGCCCCGCTTTCGACGATTGCGGGGCATCGATTTGGCTAAGTTTTCTTCGGAACCTCGGCAGGGTGTATGGATCATGGCGCGGCGTGGCTCCTCCCCGGAGCGCCGGTAGCGCCCATCGACGGTCCGGCCATGGGGATCGCTGCCGACCGCTGAAGGTGCGGTTCTGATAGCCTTAAACTTTGAGCCGGAGAAGATTTCGATGCCAGAACAAAGGGCGCGCAAGTACCACCAGGACCGGGTTGCCGGGACCCTGCGCGATGAAATTACGGCGATGATCGAGGGTCAGCTTTCCGACCCGCGAATCGCCTTCGCCTACGTCAGCCAGGTGGCGTTGAACCCCGGGGGCAAGTCGGCGCTCGTCTACATCACCGTGGATGGCGGTCCCAAAGAAGAGGAAGAGACGGTCGCTGCGCTGATGGACGCGCGGGGCTATATTCGCCATGAACTGTTGGAGCGGACCGGAAAGCGGCACGTGCCGGATCTTAGCTTCCATATCGACCGATCGGAAAAGATGAAGGCGCGTATCGATGAGCTGATGGGCAGAAGCCGCGGACGCAAGAAGCCGGGAGCAGCGTCTGGCGCCGCAACCTCTTCGACTCCAACTTCGGAGTCCAAGTAAGGCCGATTTCGTTCGAGTCATTCATTCAATGACGCCTTGGCGCCATGAATCTGTTAGCCTTAAGCCGTTCAAGCGTTTCACTGTGCAGCCGCGTCGGCGGAGAATCGCAGGGTCCCTGGAAGATTCCGGGCACCGGCAACTGTCGCTCGCAAGCTCCACTCGAGGCGGCTTAGCGGACTAAAACGTCCTGGGCCACTATTTCGACGGATCCACTTAAGTATCGGCGCCGATGGTTGCGGAGCCAACCCCAGACACGGTGCGAGGATTCTTCTGAGTGGCTGCTGAGATATATAGGCCAAAGTCTACGAACGGCAAGAGTGAAACCGGTCTGACTAACGTGGGTATTGGTTCCAGAATCCGGGCTGCCTTCAGCCGGGAAAACGATGTCTCCGCGCGATCCGCCCTGCTCAACACCACGCTGGAGGGGGTGACTCTCTTTTGTTTCACAGCGTTCTTCCTGTTTTATGGCCTGGTGCCTATTTTTGGCGGCGCGGTGCTGGGGCTGGTTGGCGCGGATGAACCGCGCTATGCGCAGGTGGCCCGCGAGATGCTGGCGCGCAACGACTTCATTACCCCGATCCTCTATGGGCAGCCATGGCTGGAAAAGCCGGCGCTTTATTATTGGCGCGCAATGTTCGCCTTCCGCGAGTTTGGCATTCATGACTGGTCTGCACGGTTGCCGTCTGCCAGTTTTGCCTTCACTCTGATTGTGCTCATATATCTGCACATGCGGCGCTTCCGGGCGGGAGGTCAGCTGGATGCAGCGATTATTACGGCATCCTGCGCGGGAATTATCGCGTTCGCTAGAGGCGCTTCGACGGACATGCAGCTGGCCGCTCCCTTCTGCATCGGCATGCTGGGCTGGTATGCATGGTACGAGACCGACAGCAAGTTCTGGCTCTTCGATCTGTATTTTTTTGTAGGAGCAGCGACCCTGGCAAAGGGTCCGATTGCCCCATTCATGGCGATCGCCATCATTCTCAGCTTCGCTGCTCTGCGACGGGAGTGGTCGATCCTCCGGCGCAGCATCTGGATCCCTGGGGTCATCCTCTATTTCGCGATGGTGCTCCCGTGGTTTATTGCCGTACAGCGCCGCAACCCGAATTTCCTGCGAATCTTCTTCCTCGAACACAATCTGCAGCGTTTCGCCACCGATCTTTACAAACATGAACAGGCGGCTTGGTATTACGTCCCTACAATGCTGCTTGGGCTGACTCCCTGGGCGGTGATTGCGGGGGCAGCCCTGGTTGATGCGATCCGCGAATCCTTCGCCGAGTGGCGGGCCCGGCGGGTCAAGATCCGCTATATTGGCCATAGTCGGGCGGGCGACGCGTTTCCGGAGTTTCTTTTGCTGTGGGCGCTTTTCCCCATCATTTTCTTTTCCTTCTCGAAATCCAAGCTGCCCGGTTATGTTCTGCCTTCGATCCCTCCGCTGACTATCCTGGCCGGCGACTACCTGAACCGGAAGCGGGAGCAGGGGCTGCGAC includes these proteins:
- the rbfA gene encoding 30S ribosome-binding factor RbfA; protein product: MPEQRARKYHQDRVAGTLRDEITAMIEGQLSDPRIAFAYVSQVALNPGGKSALVYITVDGGPKEEEETVAALMDARGYIRHELLERTGKRHVPDLSFHIDRSEKMKARIDELMGRSRGRKKPGAASGAATSSTPTSESK
- a CDS encoding ArnT family glycosyltransferase, with product MAAEIYRPKSTNGKSETGLTNVGIGSRIRAAFSRENDVSARSALLNTTLEGVTLFCFTAFFLFYGLVPIFGGAVLGLVGADEPRYAQVAREMLARNDFITPILYGQPWLEKPALYYWRAMFAFREFGIHDWSARLPSASFAFTLIVLIYLHMRRFRAGGQLDAAIITASCAGIIAFARGASTDMQLAAPFCIGMLGWYAWYETDSKFWLFDLYFFVGAATLAKGPIAPFMAIAIILSFAALRREWSILRRSIWIPGVILYFAMVLPWFIAVQRRNPNFLRIFFLEHNLQRFATDLYKHEQAAWYYVPTMLLGLTPWAVIAGAALVDAIRESFAEWRARRVKIRYIGHSRAGDAFPEFLLLWALFPIIFFSFSKSKLPGYVLPSIPPLTILAGDYLNRKREQGLRPWLLIFHAISTGVLTAVVLLLPRYLLHPDALPARNAMIAAGMTGFAAALLILVVVARFGLKRLRIATIIPIMVLLLFLLGVGPVFGVGPMPGSKAIAQLLDQTYSARPLARVLLPLLEPGEVLAVYRVRRDVEYGLSFYRNKEVYNYEQDGTLSIPAERHILVVRESYAQDLRQLLHGRSYEPLFTYPAQNLVIYSVSARVK